From the Synechococcales cyanobacterium T60_A2020_003 genome, the window TCCAGTTCTGCCCTTGCTTGGGGCGATGGTAGTCGGCATTGGACTAATATCCTACCCCCAGGCAGTTCGCAGTGCTCGAAAAGCTGTTTCCGGTTTTCTAGTCTTTTTGATTGGAACGGCGATGGCCCTGTCCTTTGGCATCTTCTGGAGCCAAGTTCAGGGGCATCCAGCCTATACCCAAATGATTGATTGGGCTTCAGCAGGAGATTTTCATCTTTCGATGGGCTACACCATCGATCATCTCGCTGCACTGATGCTCGTCATCGTGACCACCGTAGCGCTGTTGGTCATGATCTACACCGATGGGTACATGGATCATGACCCAGGCTACGTGCGCTTCTATGCTTATCTCAGCTTGTTCTCATCCTCCATGTTGGGGCTTGTCATCAGCCCTAACCTAGTGCAGATCTACATTTTTTGGGAACTCGTAGGGATGTGTTCATACCTCCTCATTGGGTTTTGGTATGACCGAAAAGCTGCAGCCGACGCTTGTCAGAAAGCATTTGTAACGAACCGAGTCGGTGACTTTGGCCTTCTGTTAGGTATGTTGGCACTTTATTGGGCTACCGGAAGCTTCGAGTTCAACGAAATTGGCGGTCGCCTGATGGACTTGGTTGAATCGGGTGCCTTAAGTGTTGGTCTAGCTTCTCTATTTTGCATCTTGGTCTTCCTCGGCCCCGTCGCAAAGTCAGCTCAGTTTCCGCTCCATGTCTGGCTACCCGATGCCATGGAAGGCCCTACACCCATCTCCGCCCTTATTCATGCGGCGACTATGGTTGCGGCTGGAGTGTTCCTCATCGCTCGCATGTTCCCGGTGTTTGAAGGGCTCCCAGGCGTTATGAATGTGATTGCCTGGACTGGGGCGTTTACCGCGTTCCTTGGGGCGAGCATTGCCATTACACAGAATGACATCAAAAAAGGTCTAGCCTATTCCACCATGTCTCAGTTGGGCTACATGGTCATGGCGATGGGCGTTGGAGCCTACGGTGCTGGGTTATTCCACCTCATGACCCACGCGTATTTCAAGGCGATGCTGTTCCTATGCTCTGGCTCTGTCATTCACGGTATGGAGGGGGTTGTTGGGCATGATCCCGTCTTGGCACAAGACATGCGACTGATGGGCGGACTGCGGAAGTTTATGCCCATCACGGCGACAACCTTTTTGATTGGCACCCTGGCAATCTGTGGTATCCCTCCCTTTGCAGGATTTTGGTCCAAGGATGAGATTTTGGGATCGACCTTTGAGGTCAATTCAACGCTTTGGCTAGTGGGCTGGCTCACGGCTGGTATCACGGCTTTCTATATGTTCCGCATGTATTTCTCTACCTTTGAAGGGGAATTCCGAGGTAATGACGCGGATATTCGCAAGACACTCAAGCTTGAACAACTCCAGCGTCTGGGGCTTGCCTTTGGACCAGGGGCAATGGATCCCCAAGAACTTACGGTCGATCATGATGAGGCCGATGATCATCATGGCCACGATGATCATGGGCATAGCGAGTCTCCCCATGAGTCGCCTCTAAGTATGACCTTGCCCCTGATGCTGCTGGCTGTGCCGTCGGTCTTAGTCGGTTTGGTGGGTACTCCGTTTGCAAACTACTTTGAAGCGTTTATCCATCCCCCTGGAGAGCTAGAGGCGATCGTGGAAGCTTCTGGAGCCTTTGATTGGACTGAGTTTTTGCTTATGGGGGGGAGTTCTGTCGGCATCGGCCTCATTGGCATTTCCCTAGCAGTGCTGATGTACTTTACCCACAAAATTGATCCCGCAAAGATTGCAGAGCGGATTCAGCCTCTTTATCAGCTATCTCTCAATAAGTGGTACATCGACGAGATCTACGATGCAGTCTTTGTGAAAGGTAGTCGTCGGATTGCGAAGCAAGCCCTTGAAATGGATGTTCGCATCGTGGATGGTGTTGTAAACCTTGCTGGATTTGTGACGTTGGTTTCGGGTGAAGGACTCAAGTACCTCGAAAGTGGCCGTGCCCAGTTCTATGCACTGATTGTTTTTGGAGCTGTTCTGGGTTTAGTACTTCTGTCTGGAGTCGCGTAAAGTCCCTGGCTACCTTAGTGAGCGATCTCCATTAGGGTAGCCCTTGGGCGATCGCCACACACAGTTGTTTCGATAAAAAACAATCATTCACGTCAATTTATTACGAGATATCTGGCAATGGACGTTGCTAATATTCCCTGGTTAACTATCATTATTCTTTTCCCCATCGCCGCATCGTTGCTCATTCCCATCCTGCCAGATCAAGATGGGAAAACAGTTCGCTGGTATGCGCTGACGGTTGGCCTGATCGACTTTGCATTCATCATTTATGCTTTCTGCACGCAGTACGACTTCTCAAGTTCTGGAATGCAGATGGTGGAGAGCTATTCATGGATTCCATCGCTAGATTTGAAATGGTCAGTTGGGGTGGATGGCCTTTCGATGCCGCTGGTGCTTTTGACGGGCTTCATTACCACTCTCGCAATCCTAGCGGCATGGCCTGTAACCCTCAAACCACGCCTATTCTACTTCCTGATTCTGGCGATGTACGGCGGACAAATCGCCGTCTT encodes:
- a CDS encoding NAD(P)H-quinone oxidoreductase subunit 5 translates to MEPIYQYAWLIPVLPLLGAMVVGIGLISYPQAVRSARKAVSGFLVFLIGTAMALSFGIFWSQVQGHPAYTQMIDWASAGDFHLSMGYTIDHLAALMLVIVTTVALLVMIYTDGYMDHDPGYVRFYAYLSLFSSSMLGLVISPNLVQIYIFWELVGMCSYLLIGFWYDRKAAADACQKAFVTNRVGDFGLLLGMLALYWATGSFEFNEIGGRLMDLVESGALSVGLASLFCILVFLGPVAKSAQFPLHVWLPDAMEGPTPISALIHAATMVAAGVFLIARMFPVFEGLPGVMNVIAWTGAFTAFLGASIAITQNDIKKGLAYSTMSQLGYMVMAMGVGAYGAGLFHLMTHAYFKAMLFLCSGSVIHGMEGVVGHDPVLAQDMRLMGGLRKFMPITATTFLIGTLAICGIPPFAGFWSKDEILGSTFEVNSTLWLVGWLTAGITAFYMFRMYFSTFEGEFRGNDADIRKTLKLEQLQRLGLAFGPGAMDPQELTVDHDEADDHHGHDDHGHSESPHESPLSMTLPLMLLAVPSVLVGLVGTPFANYFEAFIHPPGELEAIVEASGAFDWTEFLLMGGSSVGIGLIGISLAVLMYFTHKIDPAKIAERIQPLYQLSLNKWYIDEIYDAVFVKGSRRIAKQALEMDVRIVDGVVNLAGFVTLVSGEGLKYLESGRAQFYALIVFGAVLGLVLLSGVA